Proteins encoded together in one Temnothorax longispinosus isolate EJ_2023e chromosome 5, Tlon_JGU_v1, whole genome shotgun sequence window:
- the LOC139813230 gene encoding ribosomal RNA processing protein 36 homolog isoform X3, translated as MNDEEASLLTEDKDHEQVREELKHMSFEDLQKLKEKLGTKVYNETIFGKKSKKKTEKIEFKRENKNRPREISAKKPVPTYKELTRVKKVVSRDPRFDSLCGTFDEKAFRHSYAFINKLRENDLKTLQKELKETTDLKAIKKIKYLIQRLENQLREEKKRKEKAEKKRQEKEELLESVKRGEKPVFKKKSEKKVLDLVSQYEELKNTGKLKKHIQRLRKKNKHKDRTKLKADRTE; from the exons ATGAATGATGAGGAAGCGTCTTTACTTACAGAAGATAAAGATCAT GAACAAGTACGAGAAGAATTAAAACATATGAGTTTTGAGgatttacagaaattaaagGAGAAATTAGGTACCAAGGTATATAATGAGACGATATTTGGAaagaaaagtaagaaaaaaactgagaaAATAGAGTTTAAACGGGAAAATAAGAATAGGCCACGAGAGATTTCTGCTAAAAAGCCAGTTCCCACATATAAAGAGTTAACTCGAGTAAAAAAAGTTGTATCTCGGGATCCTAGATTTGATAGTTTATGTGGTACGTTTGATGAGAAGGCCTTCAGACATTCTTATGCATTTATTAACAAGTTACGAGAAAACGACCTCAAAACTTTACaaaaagaattgaaagaaACGACAGATCTAAAAgctataaagaaaataaaatatctcattcaGAGGCTTGAAAATCAGTTaagggaagaaaagaaaaggaaagagaaagcaGAAAAGAAGCGGCAAGAAAAGGAAGAGCTACTAGAATCTGTTAAACGAGGAGAGAAGCCTGTCttcaagaaaaaat CTGAGAAGAAAGTCTTGGATTTGGTCTCACAGTAtgaagaattgaaaaatacagGTAAACTGAAGAAGCATATTCAGAGACTgcgaaaaaagaataaacataAAGACAGGACAAAATTGAAAGCAGACAGAACGGAGtga